A stretch of the Phycodurus eques isolate BA_2022a chromosome 15, UOR_Pequ_1.1, whole genome shotgun sequence genome encodes the following:
- the ttc33 gene encoding tetratricopeptide repeat protein 33 isoform X4, which translates to MASFGWKRKAGERVSKSAARHFEEADRERNDADGQVDWQQAVKRRRETLLGDCAAESQRLKEEGTALAEQNRHREAVKKWDEAIQLTPDDPLLHEMKAQALRSFQVAVHLRPWERALRQDDLAWARALRRQKEAAGENLRRREEDDRPRLSDVPELRGDFDFESDEVVAACEAVARRLAPPAAGNVLASGEGASGDAAEPSLENVVKVRRL; encoded by the exons ATGGCGTCCTTTGGCTGGAAGAGGAAAGCGGGCGAGAGGGTGTCCAAGTCGGCGGCGCGGCACTTCGAGGAGGCCGACCGGGAGCGGAACGACGCCGACGGGCAGGTGGACTGGCAGCAGGCCGTCAAACGCCGCCGGGAGACCCTGCTGGGGGACTGCGCCGCCGAGAGCCAGCGGCTGAAGGAGGAGGGCACCGCGCTGGCCGAGCAAAACAG GCACAGGGAGGCCGTTAAGAAGTGGGATGAGGCCATTCAGCTGACTCCGGACGACCCGCTGCTGCACGAGATGAAGGCCCAG GCGCTGAGGTCCTTCCAGGTGGCCGTCCACTTGCGCCCGTGGGAGCGCGCCCTGCGGCAGGACGACCTGGCGTGGGCGCGCGCGCTGCGCCGGCAGAAGGAGGCCGCGGGAGAGAACCTCCGCCGCAGGGAGGAGGACGATCGGCCGCGGCTCTCGGACGTCCCGGAGCTCCGCGGGGACTTCGACTTCGAGTCGGACGAGGTGGTGGCGGCGTGCGAGGCCGTCGCTCGGCGCCTGGCGCCGCCGGCCGCGGGGAACGTGCTGGCATCCGGGGAGGGAGCGTCGGGCGACGCGGCGGAGCCCTCGCTGGAAAATGTTGTCAAAGTGAGAAGACTGTGA
- the ttc33 gene encoding tetratricopeptide repeat protein 33 isoform X2 encodes MASFGWKRKAGERVSKSAARHFEEADRERNDADGQVDWQQAVKRRRETLLGDCAAESQRLKEEGTALAEQNRHREAVKKWDEAIQLTPDDPLLHEMKAQVLTTLQEVFPAVEAAETAVKLRSVWWEGWQTLGRAQLSMGEVDLALRSFQVAVHLRPWERALRQDDLAWARALRRQKEAAGENLRRREEDDRPRLSDVPELRGDFDFESDEVVAACEAVARRLAPPAAGNVLASGEGASGDAAEPSLENVVKVRRL; translated from the exons ATGGCGTCCTTTGGCTGGAAGAGGAAAGCGGGCGAGAGGGTGTCCAAGTCGGCGGCGCGGCACTTCGAGGAGGCCGACCGGGAGCGGAACGACGCCGACGGGCAGGTGGACTGGCAGCAGGCCGTCAAACGCCGCCGGGAGACCCTGCTGGGGGACTGCGCCGCCGAGAGCCAGCGGCTGAAGGAGGAGGGCACCGCGCTGGCCGAGCAAAACAG GCACAGGGAGGCCGTTAAGAAGTGGGATGAGGCCATTCAGCTGACTCCGGACGACCCGCTGCTGCACGAGATGAAGGCCCAG GTGCTGACGACGCTGCAGGAGGTCTTCCCCGCCGTCGAGGCGGCCGAGACGGCGGTGAAGCTGCGGAGCGTGTGGTGGGAGGGCTGGCAGACTCTGGGCCGCGCCCAGCTGAGCATGGGCGAGGTCGACCTG GCGCTGAGGTCCTTCCAGGTGGCCGTCCACTTGCGCCCGTGGGAGCGCGCCCTGCGGCAGGACGACCTGGCGTGGGCGCGCGCGCTGCGCCGGCAGAAGGAGGCCGCGGGAGAGAACCTCCGCCGCAGGGAGGAGGACGATCGGCCGCGGCTCTCGGACGTCCCGGAGCTCCGCGGGGACTTCGACTTCGAGTCGGACGAGGTGGTGGCGGCGTGCGAGGCCGTCGCTCGGCGCCTGGCGCCGCCGGCCGCGGGGAACGTGCTGGCATCCGGGGAGGGAGCGTCGGGCGACGCGGCGGAGCCCTCGCTGGAAAATGTTGTCAAAGTGAGAAGACTGTGA
- the ttc33 gene encoding tetratricopeptide repeat protein 33 isoform X3, producing the protein MASFGWKRKAGERVSKSAARHFEEADRERNDADGQVDWQQAVKRRRETLLGDCAAESQRLKEEGTALAEQNRHREAVKKWDEAIQLTPDDPLLHEMKAQVNWRPCRKPQCTVPIYRHVTTLLFFQALRSFQVAVHLRPWERALRQDDLAWARALRRQKEAAGENLRRREEDDRPRLSDVPELRGDFDFESDEVVAACEAVARRLAPPAAGNVLASGEGASGDAAEPSLENVVKVRRL; encoded by the exons ATGGCGTCCTTTGGCTGGAAGAGGAAAGCGGGCGAGAGGGTGTCCAAGTCGGCGGCGCGGCACTTCGAGGAGGCCGACCGGGAGCGGAACGACGCCGACGGGCAGGTGGACTGGCAGCAGGCCGTCAAACGCCGCCGGGAGACCCTGCTGGGGGACTGCGCCGCCGAGAGCCAGCGGCTGAAGGAGGAGGGCACCGCGCTGGCCGAGCAAAACAG GCACAGGGAGGCCGTTAAGAAGTGGGATGAGGCCATTCAGCTGACTCCGGACGACCCGCTGCTGCACGAGATGAAGGCCCAGGTAAACTGGAGACCTTGCCGGAAGCCGCAGTGTACGGTCCCAATTTACCGTCACGTCACAACACTCTTGTTCttccag GCGCTGAGGTCCTTCCAGGTGGCCGTCCACTTGCGCCCGTGGGAGCGCGCCCTGCGGCAGGACGACCTGGCGTGGGCGCGCGCGCTGCGCCGGCAGAAGGAGGCCGCGGGAGAGAACCTCCGCCGCAGGGAGGAGGACGATCGGCCGCGGCTCTCGGACGTCCCGGAGCTCCGCGGGGACTTCGACTTCGAGTCGGACGAGGTGGTGGCGGCGTGCGAGGCCGTCGCTCGGCGCCTGGCGCCGCCGGCCGCGGGGAACGTGCTGGCATCCGGGGAGGGAGCGTCGGGCGACGCGGCGGAGCCCTCGCTGGAAAATGTTGTCAAAGTGAGAAGACTGTGA
- the ttc33 gene encoding tetratricopeptide repeat protein 33 isoform X1, which yields MASFGWKRKAGERVSKSAARHFEEADRERNDADGQVDWQQAVKRRRETLLGDCAAESQRLKEEGTALAEQNRHREAVKKWDEAIQLTPDDPLLHEMKAQVNWRPCRKPQCTVPIYRHVTTLLFFQVLTTLQEVFPAVEAAETAVKLRSVWWEGWQTLGRAQLSMGEVDLALRSFQVAVHLRPWERALRQDDLAWARALRRQKEAAGENLRRREEDDRPRLSDVPELRGDFDFESDEVVAACEAVARRLAPPAAGNVLASGEGASGDAAEPSLENVVKVRRL from the exons ATGGCGTCCTTTGGCTGGAAGAGGAAAGCGGGCGAGAGGGTGTCCAAGTCGGCGGCGCGGCACTTCGAGGAGGCCGACCGGGAGCGGAACGACGCCGACGGGCAGGTGGACTGGCAGCAGGCCGTCAAACGCCGCCGGGAGACCCTGCTGGGGGACTGCGCCGCCGAGAGCCAGCGGCTGAAGGAGGAGGGCACCGCGCTGGCCGAGCAAAACAG GCACAGGGAGGCCGTTAAGAAGTGGGATGAGGCCATTCAGCTGACTCCGGACGACCCGCTGCTGCACGAGATGAAGGCCCAGGTAAACTGGAGACCTTGCCGGAAGCCGCAGTGTACGGTCCCAATTTACCGTCACGTCACAACACTCTTGTTCttccag GTGCTGACGACGCTGCAGGAGGTCTTCCCCGCCGTCGAGGCGGCCGAGACGGCGGTGAAGCTGCGGAGCGTGTGGTGGGAGGGCTGGCAGACTCTGGGCCGCGCCCAGCTGAGCATGGGCGAGGTCGACCTG GCGCTGAGGTCCTTCCAGGTGGCCGTCCACTTGCGCCCGTGGGAGCGCGCCCTGCGGCAGGACGACCTGGCGTGGGCGCGCGCGCTGCGCCGGCAGAAGGAGGCCGCGGGAGAGAACCTCCGCCGCAGGGAGGAGGACGATCGGCCGCGGCTCTCGGACGTCCCGGAGCTCCGCGGGGACTTCGACTTCGAGTCGGACGAGGTGGTGGCGGCGTGCGAGGCCGTCGCTCGGCGCCTGGCGCCGCCGGCCGCGGGGAACGTGCTGGCATCCGGGGAGGGAGCGTCGGGCGACGCGGCGGAGCCCTCGCTGGAAAATGTTGTCAAAGTGAGAAGACTGTGA
- the zmat5 gene encoding zinc finger matrin-type protein 5, with amino-acid sequence MGKRYYCDYCERSFQDNMHNRKKHLFGVQHQRAKKAWFDHFRGYADILKDEQAKKPCRKFLQRGICDFGPSCRFSHMSEAELFHLQRRVQDERHRSDGSEDPGRPEPNVDVWLAVREKRRSGGAGKGAADAREEERMPSDVPPQIFSIPDLPPSLVPPPPGGWKVNGDAEWG; translated from the exons ATGGGGAAAAGATACTACTGCGACTACTGTGAGCGCTCCTTCCAGGACAACATGCACAACAGGAAAAAACATCTGTTCGGTGTGCAGCACCAGAGAGCTAAAAAGGCCTGGTTCGATCACTTTAGAG gctATGCAGATATTTTAAAAGACGAGCAAGCAAAGAAACCCTGCAGGAAGTTCCTCCAAAGAG GcatttgtgattttggccccAGCTGCAGGTTTTCTCACATGTCCGAAGCAGAGCTGTTCCATTTGCAAAGAAGGGTGCAAG ATGAAAGACATCGCTCGGACGGCTCCGAGGACCCCGGCCGCCCCGAGCCCAACGTGGACGTCTGGTTGGCCGTGCGGGAAAAGCGGAGAAGCGGCGGGGCCGGCAAAGG TGCGGCAGACGCCCGGGAGGAGGAACGGATGCCGAGCGACGTCCCGCCGCAGATTTTCTCCATTCCGGACCTGCCGCCCTCGCTGGTGCCGCCGCCTCCGGGCGGCTGGAAAGTCAACGGCGACGCGGAATGGGGGTGA
- the cabp7b gene encoding calcium-binding protein 7 isoform X1 yields MTVSTDVELFARVVSLHIVYTDVDLFTRDVLFRIVYAHTRRCLSCPSEIREAFKVFDRDGNGFISKQELGMAMRSLGYMPNEVELEVIIQRLDMDGDGQVDFDEFVTLLGPKLSAAGMPDKFHGADFDSVFWKCDMQKLTVDELKRLLYDTFRDHLTMKDIENIIMTEEKHLNSAESHVDIDTSPTQQEKHTCVRKSLICAFAIAFIISVMLIAANQMLRRGMK; encoded by the exons ATGACAGTTTCTACAGATGTTGAATTGTTTGCACGTGTGGTATCTTTACACATTGTTTACACAGATGTTGACTTGTTTACACGTGATGTATTGTTCCGTATTGTTTACGCACACACGCGGCGTTGTCTGTCTTGTCCGTCAGAAATCCGAGAGGCGTTCAAAGTGTTCGACCGCGACGGGAACGGTTTCATCTCCAAACAGGAGCTGGGCATGGCCATGCGTTCCCTGGGGTACATGCCCAACGAGGTGGAGCTGGAAGTCATCATCCAGAGGCTGGACATGGATG GTGACGGTCAGGTGGACTTCGACGAGTTTGTCACGTTGCTCGGTCCCAAACTGTCTGCGGCCGGAATGCCCGATAAGTTCCACGGAGCGGACTTCGATTCCGTCTTCTGGAAG TGCGACATGCAGAAGCTGACGGTGGACGAGCTCAAGCGTCTTTTGTACGACACCTTCCGGGACCACCTCACCATGAAGGACATCGAGAACATCATCATGACCGAGGAAAAACACCTCAACAGCGCCGAGTCCCACGTCGACATCGACA CGAGCCCCACGCAACAGGAGAAGCACACGTGTGTGCGCAAAAGCCTGATCTGTGCCTTCGCCATCGCGTTCATCATCAGCGTCATGCTCATCGCCGCCAATCAGAtgctgcgcagaggaatgaagtAA